One window of the Xiphophorus hellerii strain 12219 chromosome 15, Xiphophorus_hellerii-4.1, whole genome shotgun sequence genome contains the following:
- the lft1 gene encoding lefty1 — translation MDFLRALCVLCAAFLVPSGAFTHEDMKDALLQKLGLDEVPKIQKRDLENLVVPAHIKNKYLSMLKTHHSRRRRRSLPSLVGILRGVPGNADISGEYVYSDTTRHRMVFDMEARIPDNSEVTMAELKLYQRASHHKRYTAEKRNHRPVNNARVSIYWVEVLPSGSNRTSLVDSRLIPIHETGWKSFDVTQAVHYWSKTQQQKTPMHLEVWIEGERPGSYAAEMARSVRFTTQEQTDDALGRPELVLYTLNLEEYGSGGDCDANQNKDACCREQHFINFRALTWTQYWIIEPAGYQAFRCTGGCKQPKRNYGYGERRCAVSESSPLPIMYLVKKGDYTEIEVAEFPNMIVERCACMLDNVAVV, via the exons ATGGATTTCCTCCGCGCTCTTTGCGTCCTGTGCGCCGCGTTTCTGGTTCCCAGCGGCGCGTTTACGCACGAGGATATGAAGGACGCGCTGCTGCAAAAGCTCGGCCTGGATGAAGTTCCCAAAATCCAAAAGAGGGACCTGGAGAATCTGGTCGTTCCGGCGCACATCAAGAACAAGTACCTCTCCATGCTGAAGACGCACCACAGCCGGAGGAGACGCAGATCTCTGCCCAGCCTGGTGGGCATCCTGAGGGGGGTTCCCGGCAATGCAG ATATCTCCGGGGAGTACGTGTACTCCGACACCACCCGGCATCGCATGGTGTTCGACATGGAGGCGCGGATCCCGGATAACAGCGAGGTGACCATGGCGGAGCTGAAGCTCTACCAGCGGGCCTCGCACCACAAACGGTACACCGCGGAGAAGAGGAACCACCGGCCCGTCAACAACGCCCGGGTCAGCATCTACTGGGTGGAGGTGCTGCCCAGCGGCTCCAACAGGACCTCTCTTGTGGATTCGCG GTTGATTCCAATTCACGAGACCGGCTGGAAGAGCTTTGATGTCACCCAGGCCGTGCACTATTGGTCCAAGACGCAGCAGCAGAAGACGCCCATGCACCTCGAGGTGTGGATCGAGGGCGAGAGACCCGGCAGCTACGCCGCGGAGATGGCCAGGAGTGTGCGCTTCACCACCCAGGAGCAGACTGATGACGCCCTGGGGAGGCCCGAGCTCGTGCTCTACACACTCAACCTGGAAGAGTACGG ctccgGCGGCGACTGTGACGCAAACCAGAATAAGGACGCCTGCTGCAGAGAACAGCACTTCATCAACTTCCGCGCGCTCACCTGGACACAGTACTGGATCATCGAGCCGGCGGGCTACCAGGCCTTCAGGTGCACCGGAGGATGCAAACAGCCCAAACGCAACTACGGCTACGGAGAGCGGCGGTGCGCGGTGTCAGAAAGCTCCCCGCTGCCCATCATGTACCTGGTGAAAAAGGGGGACTACACTGAAATAGAGGTGGCCGAGTTCCCCAACATGATTGTAGAAAGGTGTGCGTGCATGCTGGACAACGTCGCTGTCGTATGA